From the genome of Phytohabitans rumicis, one region includes:
- a CDS encoding cellulase family glycosylhydrolase, which produces MTLQTIRRTRWRVGMVAGGAAALLMAGTVMAVNAQAAAGCRVAYAVSAQWPGGFTANVNVTNLGDAINGWSLVWTFPSGQQVTQAWNATVTASGGQVTATNASYNPAIATNATVSFGFNGSWTGSNAAPTSFALNGVACTGNVGGTTSPTASTSPSVSPTVSPSTSPQPGNAMATVAAMQPGWNLGNTLDAIPDETAWGNPLTTQTLLRHVRSQGYNSIRLPVTWSNHHGPAPDYTIDTVWLNRVRQIVDWSLAEGFYVMLNLHHDSWQWINTYPNDRTNVMARYRALWTQLTAAFRNHSSKLVLESINEPQFANSTDDQSYTLLHELNVEFVRIVRQSGGNNATRLLVLPTLFTNADQGRLDALNATFNQLNDRNLAATVHFYGWWPFSVNIAGGTRYDSNVEQDLIGTFDRVQNAFVNRGIPVIIGEWALLNWDHNRPGVIERGEFLKFLEAVGYHARIRNLTTQVWDAGQFLNRNELRWRDQGVYDMFKASWTARSGTASSDQVYVPRTGTITSKTLTLNLNGTSFQGLRQGSTNLANGTDYTVSGNTLTLTASALTRLVGNRAYGVNATIEARFSTGVPWQINVITSDPPTQAGATGTTSSFAIPTQFRGDQLATMEAKYADGTPAGPANWTPYKEFWQHFQPDYNANTILLKTEFFNEVNDGRVTLTFHFWSGAQVTYYITKSGTAVTGSTT; this is translated from the coding sequence GTGACTCTGCAAACCATACGAAGAACCCGTTGGCGGGTCGGCATGGTCGCCGGCGGCGCGGCCGCGCTGCTGATGGCCGGAACCGTGATGGCTGTGAACGCCCAAGCCGCGGCCGGCTGCCGCGTGGCGTACGCGGTGTCGGCTCAATGGCCGGGTGGCTTCACCGCCAACGTGAACGTCACCAACCTCGGCGACGCCATCAACGGCTGGAGTCTGGTGTGGACGTTCCCGTCCGGCCAGCAGGTCACCCAAGCCTGGAACGCGACCGTCACCGCATCGGGTGGCCAGGTCACCGCGACGAACGCCAGCTACAACCCGGCCATCGCGACGAACGCGACCGTCTCCTTCGGCTTCAACGGCTCGTGGACCGGCAGCAACGCGGCCCCGACCTCGTTCGCGCTCAACGGCGTCGCTTGCACCGGGAACGTCGGCGGCACGACGTCGCCGACCGCGAGCACGTCGCCGTCGGTGTCGCCCACGGTGTCGCCGTCGACGTCACCGCAACCCGGCAACGCGATGGCGACGGTGGCGGCGATGCAGCCCGGCTGGAACCTGGGCAACACGCTCGACGCCATCCCGGACGAGACCGCCTGGGGCAACCCCCTGACGACCCAGACCCTGCTGCGCCACGTGCGATCCCAGGGCTACAACAGCATCCGGCTCCCGGTGACCTGGAGCAACCACCACGGTCCGGCACCGGACTACACGATCGACACGGTATGGCTCAACCGAGTGCGCCAGATCGTCGACTGGTCCCTGGCCGAGGGCTTCTACGTGATGCTCAACCTGCACCACGACTCCTGGCAGTGGATCAACACGTACCCCAACGACCGCACCAACGTCATGGCGCGGTACCGGGCACTGTGGACACAGCTCACCGCCGCGTTCCGCAACCACTCCTCGAAGCTGGTGCTCGAAAGCATCAACGAACCGCAGTTCGCCAACAGCACCGACGACCAGAGCTACACCCTGCTGCACGAGCTCAACGTCGAGTTCGTCCGCATCGTGCGCCAGTCCGGCGGCAACAACGCCACCCGGCTGCTGGTCCTGCCGACCCTGTTCACCAACGCCGACCAGGGCCGGCTGGACGCCTTGAACGCCACGTTCAACCAGCTGAACGACCGCAACCTCGCCGCGACCGTCCACTTCTACGGCTGGTGGCCCTTCAGTGTCAACATCGCCGGCGGCACCCGCTACGACTCCAATGTGGAGCAGGACCTGATCGGCACCTTCGACCGCGTCCAGAACGCGTTCGTGAACCGCGGGATCCCGGTCATCATCGGCGAATGGGCCCTGCTCAACTGGGACCACAACCGGCCCGGTGTCATCGAACGAGGCGAGTTCCTCAAGTTCCTCGAAGCGGTCGGCTACCACGCCCGGATCCGGAACCTCACCACCCAGGTGTGGGACGCGGGCCAGTTCCTGAACCGCAACGAACTGCGCTGGCGCGACCAGGGCGTGTACGACATGTTCAAGGCGAGCTGGACGGCCCGCTCCGGCACCGCCTCCTCGGACCAGGTCTACGTACCCCGCACCGGCACCATCACCAGCAAGACGCTCACCCTCAACCTCAACGGCACCTCGTTCCAGGGGCTGCGGCAGGGCAGCACCAACCTGGCCAACGGCACCGACTACACCGTGTCCGGCAACACGCTCACGCTCACGGCGTCGGCCTTGACCCGGCTGGTCGGCAACCGCGCGTACGGCGTCAACGCCACCATCGAGGCCCGCTTCTCCACGGGTGTGCCCTGGCAGATCAACGTCATCACCAGCGACCCGCCGACCCAGGCCGGCGCCACCGGCACGACGAGCTCGTTCGCCATCCCGACCCAGTTCCGCGGTGACCAGCTCGCCACGATGGAGGCCAAGTACGCCGACGGCACCCCCGCCGGCCCGGCCAACTGGACCCCGTACAAGGAGTTCTGGCAGCACTTCCAACCCGACTACAACGCCAACACCATCCTGCTGAAGACCGAGTTCTTCAACGAGGTCAACGACGGCCGCGTCACCCTCACGTTCCACTTCTGGAGCGGGGCGCAGGTCACGTACTACATCACGAAGTCCGGCACCGCGGTGACCGGCAGCACCACCTGA
- a CDS encoding lytic polysaccharide monooxygenase auxiliary activity family 9 protein, whose product MSSFKRLRRPLVVAALTLPVLTLLLINPQPAAAHGSAIDPPSRHYGCATRWVDWLNPAMKTQDPMCWQAYQANPAAMWTWNGLIQDNVNNDHQARVPDGQLCGGGDDTYAALDNPGLWRAQDVNNTFNWTFHDQARHGAAYIRIYVTRQGFDPLTQRLRWNDLELVKDTGAFPDTGWPTRPNDPLLNGVDYGPFQISAPGRTGRHIVYAVWRAGHADQNYYMCSDVRFPGGTPDPTTPPPSPPAPNDGCSASYALASQWNGGFQAAVTVTAGATAINGWTVTMRFPDGQVVGQAWNASVTSDDTTVTARNVSYNGSLSASASTTFGFLGSWLGTNRAPTLSCAATR is encoded by the coding sequence ATGTCCTCGTTCAAAAGACTGCGCCGACCCCTGGTGGTCGCCGCGCTGACCCTGCCCGTCCTCACCCTCCTTTTGATCAATCCCCAGCCCGCGGCGGCGCACGGCTCGGCCATCGACCCGCCGTCCCGCCACTACGGCTGCGCCACACGGTGGGTGGACTGGCTGAATCCGGCGATGAAGACCCAGGATCCGATGTGCTGGCAGGCGTACCAGGCGAACCCGGCCGCGATGTGGACCTGGAACGGTCTCATCCAGGACAACGTGAACAACGACCACCAGGCCCGCGTCCCGGACGGCCAGTTGTGCGGCGGCGGCGATGACACGTACGCCGCGCTGGACAACCCGGGCCTGTGGCGCGCCCAGGACGTCAACAACACCTTCAACTGGACCTTCCACGACCAGGCCCGGCACGGCGCGGCGTACATCCGCATCTACGTCACCAGGCAGGGCTTTGACCCGCTCACCCAGCGGCTGCGCTGGAACGACCTGGAACTAGTCAAGGACACCGGCGCGTTCCCGGACACGGGGTGGCCCACCAGACCAAACGACCCGCTCCTCAACGGTGTGGACTACGGCCCGTTCCAGATCAGCGCCCCCGGTCGGACCGGCCGGCACATCGTGTACGCCGTCTGGCGCGCCGGCCACGCCGACCAGAACTACTACATGTGCTCCGACGTCCGCTTCCCCGGCGGCACGCCGGACCCGACCACCCCGCCGCCGTCCCCACCGGCCCCGAACGACGGCTGCTCGGCCAGCTACGCCCTCGCCAGCCAGTGGAACGGCGGCTTCCAGGCAGCCGTGACCGTGACCGCCGGGGCCACCGCGATCAACGGCTGGACCGTGACCATGCGGTTCCCCGACGGGCAGGTGGTCGGCCAGGCGTGGAACGCCTCGGTCACCTCGGACGACACGACCGTGACCGCGCGGAACGTCAGCTACAACGGCAGCCTGTCCGCCAGCGCCAGCACCACCTTCGGCTTCCTCGGCTCATGGCTCGGCACGAACCGAGCCCCCACCCTCAGTTGCGCCGCGACGAGATAA
- a CDS encoding glycoside hydrolase family 43 protein, producing MSVVQLSAAGGPAATDGWVDGTFTNPVVAGLHPDPSICRVGDDYYLACSGFEYFPGVPIFHSRDLVHWEQIGNALDRPSQLSLPAATPSSGGVYAPTLRHHDGRFALITTNVSEGGGTLVVTAVDAAGPWSEPVWLPGVPGIDPDLAWDEEGRCFCTYAGVGQVRIDPATGRTLGEPRRLWSGTPGAQAPEAPHLFRIGGYWYLLIAEGGTERGHAVSIARGPAPDGPFEPCPANPILTHRGRNWPIQNTGHADLVEAPDGSWWMVLLGVRPGGGTPGWHVLGRETFLAPVSWVDGWPVVGEVAPVMAAPPWPAHPVAAPPARDDFDGDVLHPRWVSVRSRPTDRWSLTDRPGWLTLHARDESLDQPEVTFAGRRQQHSSCRVRALVDTAGGRGGLAVRVDERHHYDIEVGDGEVRVVARVGSVRPTVATRRAPAGPVRLRIDVAPPPGDWHPCKEPDVLRLGVEGADGAFEVLAELDGRYLSTEVAGGFTGRVIGMYAAAGTVRFDWFDYEPGVAP from the coding sequence ATGAGCGTGGTCCAGCTGAGCGCTGCCGGTGGGCCGGCCGCCACGGACGGGTGGGTTGACGGCACGTTCACCAACCCCGTGGTCGCCGGGCTGCACCCGGATCCGAGCATCTGCCGGGTCGGCGACGACTACTACCTGGCCTGCTCCGGCTTCGAGTACTTCCCCGGCGTACCGATCTTCCACAGCAGGGACCTGGTGCACTGGGAGCAGATCGGCAACGCGCTGGATCGCCCCAGCCAGCTCTCCCTGCCGGCGGCGACCCCCTCGTCCGGTGGCGTCTACGCACCGACGCTGCGCCATCATGACGGCCGCTTCGCTCTGATCACCACGAACGTTTCGGAGGGCGGGGGCACGCTGGTCGTCACCGCTGTGGACGCCGCGGGGCCTTGGTCCGAACCCGTCTGGCTGCCCGGTGTCCCGGGCATCGACCCGGATCTGGCCTGGGACGAGGAGGGCCGGTGCTTCTGCACTTACGCCGGCGTCGGGCAGGTGCGCATCGACCCGGCGACCGGACGGACGCTCGGCGAGCCGCGCCGGCTCTGGTCGGGTACGCCCGGTGCGCAGGCGCCGGAGGCCCCGCACCTGTTCCGGATCGGCGGCTACTGGTATCTGCTGATCGCCGAGGGCGGGACCGAGCGGGGGCACGCCGTTTCGATCGCGCGCGGGCCGGCGCCGGACGGGCCGTTCGAGCCGTGCCCGGCCAACCCGATCCTGACCCACCGCGGCCGCAACTGGCCGATCCAGAACACCGGCCACGCCGACCTGGTGGAGGCGCCGGACGGTTCGTGGTGGATGGTCCTGCTCGGGGTACGGCCGGGCGGCGGCACGCCGGGGTGGCACGTGCTGGGCCGGGAGACCTTCCTGGCTCCGGTGTCCTGGGTGGACGGTTGGCCGGTGGTCGGCGAGGTCGCACCGGTCATGGCGGCGCCACCGTGGCCGGCACACCCGGTGGCCGCGCCGCCGGCGCGGGACGACTTCGATGGGGACGTACTGCACCCGCGGTGGGTCTCGGTCCGTTCCCGTCCCACGGATCGCTGGTCGTTGACGGATCGCCCCGGCTGGCTCACCCTGCACGCGCGCGACGAGTCCCTCGACCAACCCGAGGTCACGTTCGCCGGCCGCCGCCAGCAGCATTCGTCCTGCCGCGTACGGGCACTGGTCGACACCGCAGGCGGGCGCGGCGGGCTGGCGGTACGCGTCGACGAGCGGCACCACTACGACATCGAGGTGGGCGACGGCGAGGTGCGGGTGGTGGCGCGGGTCGGCTCGGTGCGGCCGACGGTGGCCACCCGGCGCGCGCCGGCCGGTCCGGTCCGGCTACGGATCGACGTCGCCCCGCCGCCCGGCGATTGGCATCCGTGCAAGGAGCCCGACGTACTGCGGCTCGGTGTGGAAGGCGCGGACGGCGCGTTCGAGGTGCTGGCCGAGCTCGACGGCCGATACCTGTCGACCGAGGTCGCCGGAGGCTTCACCGGGCGGGTGATCGGAATGTACGCCGCGGCCGGCACGGTCCGGTTCGACTGGTTCGACTATGAGCCTGGCGTTGCGCCGTGA
- a CDS encoding LacI family DNA-binding transcriptional regulator, giving the protein MSDARDRPATPVTIAYIAESAGVSVPTVSKVINGRSGVAADTRARVEALVNRYGYRKSTPAQRSTTMELVFDELEHMWGSRSSAGCSGWPGRTGWVSC; this is encoded by the coding sequence GTGAGCGACGCGCGTGACCGTCCGGCTACCCCGGTGACCATTGCCTACATCGCCGAGTCGGCCGGAGTGTCGGTCCCGACGGTGTCCAAGGTCATCAACGGCCGTTCCGGCGTGGCCGCGGACACCCGCGCCCGGGTTGAGGCACTGGTCAATCGCTATGGGTACCGCAAGTCGACGCCGGCCCAGCGCAGCACCACGATGGAGCTCGTCTTCGACGAGTTGGAGCACATGTGGGGGTCGAGATCATCCGCGGGGTGCAGCGGGTGGCCCGGGAGAACCGGCTGGGTGTCGTGCTGA
- a CDS encoding substrate-binding domain-containing protein, whose protein sequence is MGVEIIRGVQRVARENRLGVVLTEFGPERSTIRYWIDDTLARRPACVVTVAQLSEEQRNQLRARGIPCVVFDPTMELPDDVPFVGATNWSGGRSATRHLIGLGHRRIATIGGPEHVLCCRARLDGYRAAMDAAGLAMDGGLVVSTALTLEDGYAAALDLLSRPQRPTAIFAGNDLQALGVYRAAKALGLTIPADLSVVGFDDLPIAALVDPPLTTVHQPLAEMAAAATELALALGRGETSQGGLELATSLTVRESTAPPAD, encoded by the coding sequence GTGGGGGTCGAGATCATCCGCGGGGTGCAGCGGGTGGCCCGGGAGAACCGGCTGGGTGTCGTGCTGACCGAGTTCGGCCCGGAGCGCAGCACGATCCGCTACTGGATCGACGACACGCTGGCGCGGCGTCCGGCTTGTGTGGTGACGGTGGCGCAGTTGTCGGAGGAGCAGCGTAACCAGCTGCGCGCCCGGGGGATTCCGTGCGTGGTGTTCGATCCCACGATGGAGTTGCCGGATGACGTTCCGTTTGTCGGGGCGACGAATTGGAGCGGTGGCCGGTCGGCCACCCGTCACCTGATCGGGCTGGGACACCGCCGCATCGCGACGATCGGCGGTCCGGAGCACGTCCTGTGCTGCCGGGCCCGGCTGGACGGCTACCGCGCCGCCATGGACGCCGCCGGCCTGGCGATGGACGGTGGCCTCGTCGTCAGCACGGCGCTGACCCTGGAGGACGGCTACGCGGCCGCGCTCGACCTGCTGTCCCGTCCGCAGCGCCCGACGGCGATCTTCGCGGGTAACGACCTCCAGGCGCTCGGTGTCTATCGGGCGGCCAAGGCACTCGGGCTGACGATCCCCGCGGACCTGAGTGTGGTCGGCTTCGACGACCTGCCGATCGCCGCCCTGGTCGATCCTCCACTCACGACCGTCCATCAGCCGCTCGCCGAGATGGCCGCGGCCGCCACCGAGTTGGCGCTCGCGCTGGGGCGCGGGGAGACGTCCCAGGGCGGACTCGAACTCGCCACAAGCCTCACCGTCCGCGAGAGCACCGCGCCACCGGCGGACTAA
- a CDS encoding ROK family transcriptional regulator produces the protein MITMRTSPHAVDFGDVRATNLAVVLRHVRANGPCSRADIAAATGLNKATVSSIVGDLIRRRLLRETGPSGHRIGRPAIMLALDGEPYAAIGIAVGSDHLTAMAVDLPGTCLLSWHRSFAEHAASPGLAVAAISTLARRAAARVTSQGRYVLGLTVGVPGLVDGDGVVRRSPTLGWRDMDLRGELVTALRQPGYAIAVDNEANLAVLAEQRYGPYPEATNLAYLTGGASIGAGVVVDGRLLRGNRGFSGGIGHIQVLPDGPACVCGRRGCLEALAGVPALIRRALPDLDVDVSLALDIQEIVRRAKAHEPATLDALAETGRWLGYGASLLANIVNPEVVILGGYFAPLTPWLLATVEAELAVRTVAPQAGGCRIAPATLGTESSALGAAARILDHIDAGHLPELPDD, from the coding sequence ATGATCACTATGCGCACCAGCCCGCACGCGGTCGACTTCGGAGACGTACGGGCCACCAACCTCGCGGTGGTGCTGCGGCACGTACGCGCCAACGGCCCGTGCTCCCGCGCCGACATCGCCGCCGCCACCGGTCTGAACAAGGCCACCGTCTCCAGCATCGTCGGCGACCTGATCCGGCGCCGGCTGCTGCGCGAGACCGGCCCCAGCGGCCACCGCATCGGCCGCCCCGCCATCATGCTCGCCCTCGACGGGGAGCCGTACGCGGCGATCGGGATCGCGGTCGGTTCCGACCACCTCACCGCGATGGCGGTGGACCTGCCGGGCACCTGCCTGCTGTCCTGGCACCGGTCCTTCGCCGAGCACGCCGCCTCCCCCGGCCTGGCGGTGGCGGCGATCTCCACGCTGGCCCGGCGCGCCGCGGCCCGCGTCACCAGCCAGGGCCGGTACGTGCTCGGCCTCACCGTGGGCGTACCCGGTCTGGTCGACGGGGATGGGGTGGTACGCCGCTCCCCCACCCTCGGTTGGCGTGACATGGATCTGCGCGGCGAACTGGTGACCGCGCTGCGCCAACCGGGTTACGCCATCGCCGTGGACAACGAAGCAAACCTCGCGGTGCTCGCCGAGCAGCGGTACGGCCCGTACCCCGAGGCCACGAACCTGGCGTACCTGACCGGCGGCGCCTCGATCGGCGCGGGCGTGGTCGTCGACGGCCGGCTGCTGCGCGGGAATCGAGGTTTCAGCGGCGGCATCGGACACATCCAGGTGCTGCCGGACGGCCCCGCCTGTGTGTGCGGCCGGCGCGGCTGCCTGGAGGCGCTGGCCGGAGTTCCGGCGCTGATCCGGCGCGCGCTGCCCGACCTGGACGTAGACGTCAGCCTCGCGCTGGACATTCAGGAAATCGTGCGCCGCGCCAAGGCGCACGAGCCGGCCACATTGGACGCGCTCGCCGAAACGGGACGCTGGCTTGGGTACGGCGCGTCGCTGCTGGCCAACATTGTCAACCCGGAGGTGGTCATCCTGGGCGGCTACTTCGCACCCCTGACGCCCTGGCTGTTGGCAACCGTCGAGGCGGAGCTGGCGGTGCGGACCGTCGCCCCGCAAGCCGGCGGCTGCCGCATCGCGCCGGCCACGCTCGGCACCGAATCGTCGGCGCTCGGCGCGGCCGCTCGCATACTCGACCACATCGACGCCGGCCACCTCCCCGAGCTTCCGGACGATTAG
- a CDS encoding carbohydrate ABC transporter permease: MTATTRRPVWEEQPTRIGQVLKAIVLTLLVLGVLFPLWVILVTSLSSRETIARAGGFVVIPRGIDASAYETIFAGGAVTRAMWISTLVTVIGTAVALAVTVLAAYGLSRPRSLGYRWLLGYFLLPFLVYPPLVPKYLVVTGLGLKDTIWALILPPAISVFNLVVVRGFFQGIPAELLDSARIDGASDFRILSRIVLPLSKAVIAVVGLFYAVGYWNVWFDALLFIDRNDMYPIQRVLQSYLLAGQAPHTSGANVGVTMPPTEAIKMAVVVLTVAPIVAVYPFIQRHFIKGVLIGAVKG; the protein is encoded by the coding sequence GTGACAGCCACCACCCGCCGTCCGGTCTGGGAAGAGCAACCGACACGGATCGGCCAGGTCCTCAAGGCCATCGTGCTCACCCTGCTGGTGCTGGGCGTGCTGTTTCCACTGTGGGTGATCCTCGTGACCAGCCTGTCCTCTCGCGAGACCATCGCGCGGGCCGGTGGGTTCGTGGTCATTCCCCGAGGAATCGACGCCTCGGCGTACGAGACCATCTTCGCCGGCGGCGCGGTGACCCGGGCGATGTGGATCAGCACGTTGGTCACCGTCATCGGCACCGCCGTCGCGCTGGCCGTCACCGTGCTCGCCGCGTACGGCCTGTCCCGCCCCCGCTCGCTCGGCTACCGCTGGCTTCTCGGCTACTTCCTGCTGCCGTTCCTGGTCTACCCGCCGCTCGTGCCCAAGTACCTGGTGGTCACCGGCCTCGGCCTCAAAGACACCATCTGGGCGCTGATCCTGCCGCCGGCCATCAGCGTGTTCAACCTCGTCGTCGTCCGCGGCTTCTTCCAGGGCATCCCCGCGGAACTGCTCGACAGCGCCCGCATCGACGGCGCCAGCGACTTCCGGATCCTGAGCCGCATCGTGCTACCGCTGTCCAAGGCGGTCATCGCCGTCGTCGGCCTGTTCTACGCGGTCGGCTACTGGAACGTCTGGTTCGACGCGCTGCTGTTCATCGACCGCAACGACATGTACCCGATCCAGCGGGTCCTGCAGAGCTACCTGCTGGCCGGCCAGGCACCGCACACGTCCGGCGCCAACGTCGGCGTCACCATGCCACCCACCGAGGCGATCAAGATGGCCGTCGTCGTCCTCACGGTCGCACCCATCGTCGCGGTCTACCCGTTCATCCAGCGCCACTTCATCAAGGGCGTACTCATCGGCGCGGTCAAAGGCTGA
- a CDS encoding ABC transporter permease, protein MSGSRRQPLRVRLRRDWQLLVMLVPGFLILLVFSYVPILGNVIAFQDYNPYVGSNPLEAFLHSNWIGFGQFQLLFEDPAFWHAFRNTLTITAFQIVFFFPLPIALAIMLHNLLSSRLRGFIQTVVYLPHFFSWVLVVTFFVQMLGGAGLLAQTMRDAGLEPWNVMTNPDTFILLVTAEALWKDIGWGTIVFLAALSTIDQNLYEAAAADGAGRWRRLWHITLPGLRPVIVLLLILRLGDALSVGFEQFILQRDAVGREASEVLDTFVYYFSIATGNYGYGAAAGLFKAAIGLCLILAANKVAHKLGEQGIYSK, encoded by the coding sequence ATGAGTGGGAGCCGGCGCCAGCCGCTGCGGGTACGCCTGCGGCGCGACTGGCAACTGCTGGTGATGCTGGTGCCCGGCTTCCTCATCCTGCTGGTCTTCAGCTACGTGCCGATCCTCGGCAACGTCATCGCGTTCCAGGACTACAACCCGTACGTCGGCAGCAATCCGCTGGAGGCGTTCCTGCACAGCAACTGGATCGGCTTCGGCCAGTTCCAGCTGCTGTTCGAGGACCCGGCGTTCTGGCACGCGTTCCGCAACACGCTCACGATCACCGCGTTCCAGATCGTCTTTTTCTTCCCGCTGCCGATCGCCCTGGCGATCATGTTGCACAACCTGCTGTCCAGCCGGCTGCGCGGCTTCATCCAGACCGTCGTGTACCTGCCGCACTTCTTCAGCTGGGTGCTGGTGGTGACGTTCTTCGTGCAGATGCTCGGCGGCGCCGGGCTGCTGGCCCAGACGATGCGCGACGCCGGGCTCGAGCCGTGGAACGTCATGACCAATCCGGACACGTTCATCCTCCTGGTCACCGCGGAGGCGTTGTGGAAGGACATCGGCTGGGGCACCATCGTGTTCCTCGCCGCACTGTCCACTATCGACCAGAACCTGTACGAGGCGGCCGCCGCGGACGGCGCCGGGCGGTGGCGACGGCTGTGGCACATCACGCTGCCCGGCCTGCGCCCGGTGATCGTGCTGCTGCTGATCCTCCGCCTCGGCGACGCGCTGTCGGTCGGCTTCGAACAGTTCATCCTGCAGCGCGACGCGGTGGGTCGGGAGGCGTCGGAGGTGCTCGACACCTTCGTCTACTACTTCTCCATCGCCACCGGCAACTACGGCTACGGCGCCGCGGCCGGCCTGTTCAAGGCCGCGATCGGCCTGTGCCTGATCCTGGCCGCCAACAAGGTGGCGCACAAGCTCGGCGAACAAGGGATCTACTCGAAGTGA
- a CDS encoding extracellular solute-binding protein produces the protein MTTSRRNFLGLLGLGAAATAGGPLLAGCSEKPAGTGAAANLDKFAGLLPAQKDPALGISPDVKGTRPVPDGYVKYPGTLVDAITDKPGTSGKAVTAMTPVWGPAPPGYQQSAYLQAVNAELGTPVNFTIQDGNTYADKLNAMFGARDVPELLCVPGWEVGKIPRFDEAAKVLFEDLTDYVKGDAVNAYPMLATFPTGAWRNAIWNQRLYAVPNPSEGPFPWALFTRKDLLDARGLTMPKSLDELLTVAKEVTDPAKKVWAFDDVFAMIQIYHKVPGSKQGWRLKADKTPEFKYETPEYRQALEAMAKIYKDGLVHPDVVASKGADANLLFAQAGSIIFKQAGVGFWQGAQAEHQKVNPKLNIQPVPVFSAAGGDPLMWRADEPISYTFVKKGVGKERIEELLRIINWCSAPLGSQEAQLRDYGVEGKHHTKTPGGPVKTDLAFKEIANQYFFISGRNPVIGPFPDTPHFVPDLLTWSNETVKYLEPDPWDGLKLEMPAAFKGFAVPAEEKFTDVVRGRRPVSDVDSIVQEWKANGGEEARQLLAKALSEAGR, from the coding sequence ATGACCACTTCACGGCGGAACTTCCTGGGCCTCCTCGGCCTGGGCGCCGCGGCGACCGCCGGCGGACCGCTGCTGGCGGGATGCAGCGAGAAGCCGGCCGGCACCGGTGCGGCAGCGAACCTGGACAAGTTCGCCGGCCTCCTGCCGGCGCAGAAGGACCCGGCGCTGGGCATCTCCCCGGACGTCAAGGGCACCCGTCCGGTGCCCGACGGCTACGTCAAATACCCCGGCACGCTCGTCGACGCGATCACCGACAAGCCCGGTACCAGCGGAAAGGCCGTGACCGCGATGACGCCGGTGTGGGGTCCCGCCCCGCCCGGCTACCAGCAGAGCGCCTACCTGCAAGCGGTCAACGCCGAGCTGGGCACACCGGTCAACTTCACCATCCAGGACGGCAACACGTACGCGGACAAGCTCAACGCGATGTTCGGCGCCCGCGACGTACCCGAGCTGCTGTGCGTACCGGGCTGGGAGGTGGGGAAGATCCCCCGCTTCGACGAGGCCGCCAAGGTGCTCTTCGAGGACCTCACCGACTACGTCAAGGGCGACGCGGTCAACGCGTACCCGATGCTCGCGACGTTCCCGACCGGCGCTTGGCGCAACGCGATCTGGAACCAGCGGCTGTACGCGGTGCCCAACCCCAGCGAAGGCCCGTTCCCGTGGGCGCTGTTCACCCGCAAGGACCTACTGGACGCCCGCGGCCTGACGATGCCGAAGAGCCTGGACGAGCTGCTGACCGTGGCCAAGGAGGTCACCGACCCGGCCAAGAAGGTGTGGGCGTTCGACGACGTCTTCGCAATGATCCAGATTTACCACAAGGTGCCCGGCTCGAAGCAGGGCTGGCGGCTCAAGGCCGATAAGACGCCCGAGTTCAAGTACGAGACACCGGAGTACCGCCAGGCGCTCGAGGCCATGGCCAAGATCTACAAGGACGGCCTGGTCCACCCGGACGTCGTCGCCAGCAAGGGCGCCGACGCCAACCTGTTGTTCGCGCAGGCCGGCAGCATCATCTTCAAGCAGGCCGGCGTGGGCTTCTGGCAGGGCGCCCAGGCCGAGCACCAGAAGGTGAACCCGAAGCTGAACATCCAGCCGGTGCCGGTCTTCTCCGCCGCCGGTGGCGATCCCCTGATGTGGCGCGCCGACGAGCCGATTTCCTACACCTTCGTCAAGAAGGGCGTCGGCAAGGAGCGGATCGAGGAGCTGCTGCGGATCATCAACTGGTGTTCCGCCCCGCTGGGATCTCAGGAGGCGCAGCTGCGCGACTACGGCGTGGAAGGCAAGCACCACACCAAGACCCCGGGCGGACCGGTCAAGACCGACCTGGCCTTCAAGGAGATCGCCAACCAGTACTTCTTCATCAGTGGCCGCAACCCGGTCATCGGGCCGTTCCCCGACACCCCGCACTTCGTGCCGGACCTGCTCACCTGGTCGAACGAGACGGTCAAGTACCTCGAGCCGGACCCGTGGGACGGGCTGAAGCTGGAGATGCCGGCCGCGTTCAAGGGATTTGCCGTACCGGCCGAGGAGAAGTTCACCGACGTCGTGCGCGGCCGCCGACCGGTGTCCGATGTGGACTCCATTGTGCAGGAGTGGAAGGCCAACGGCGGCGAGGAGGCGCGGCAACTGCTGGCGAAGGCGCTGTCCGAGGCCGGACGATGA